The following proteins come from a genomic window of Triticum aestivum cultivar Chinese Spring chromosome 6A, IWGSC CS RefSeq v2.1, whole genome shotgun sequence:
- the LOC123128193 gene encoding clustered mitochondria protein isoform X3 (The sequence of the model RefSeq protein was modified relative to this genomic sequence to represent the inferred CDS: added 290 bases not found in genome assembly) — MTGRKNEKLKEPSHPEARGQQQSASDRGGSGGAARPYKKERPANASASLSPFYPNSPSPPQANRPRLALRLAPPLLSPPLPSAVPSLPRRRGRQAGRNMAGKSKGARNKAKAQAASQEAVSVEPVADVVEEAKPQNGEVTEAPAAEVAPAAEVAAADVEKEEGDAAEAAQAAEKPAEAGELHLYPVSVKTQSGEKLELQLSPGDSVIDVKQFLLDAPETCFYTCYDLILHTKDGSTHQLEDYNEISEIADITAGGCSLEMVAATYDERSIRSHLRRVRELLSLSSLHVSLSTSLALQQESAQAKNAGKTAHQELDGLNFMEDTTVALTNLLASAPAEIKCVDSIVFSSFNPPPSYRRLHGDLIYIDVVTLEGSKHCITGSSKSFYVNASNGSVLDSRPLKQSHEASTLVGLLQKISAKFKKGFREILDRKASAHPFENVQALLPVTSWLGAHPVPEHRRDAARAEDSVVLSYGTELIGMQRDWNEELQSCREFPHANPQERILRGRALYKVTCDFVDAAVKGAVGVINRCIPPINPTDPECFHMYVHNNIFFSFAVDSDYEQISKDQKPDCQNGSSRSTPVPSPGLGAKADSGVAPDSKTEEANSVLEGPTEAQIADSEQATYASANNDLKGTKSYQEADISGLYNLAMAIIDYRGHRVVAQSIIPGILQGDKSDSLLYGSVDNGKKISWNESFHAKVVEAAKRLHVKEHVVLDGSGNPVKLAATVECKGIVGSDDRHYILDLMRVTPRDSNYIGLQHRFCVLRPELVASFVEAESIKKSPTQKVPDVPTELNGQESDDIASGSDATAASVEEHDKSDETPVSTPAESNDSTAEILFNPNVFTEYKLAGSPEEIEADEALVKKVGSYLLDTVIPKFVQDLCSLDVSPMDGQTLTDVLHSNGINVRYLGKVAGLIKHLPHLWDLFSAEIIVRSAKHVVKDILRQSPDHNIAPAVAHFLNCFFGKVLAASTKGSTGSPQSKTQKKSSQSASSKKGQSAFSQLTSDGVWSDIKEFAKHKYQFEAPDDVRVGAKRVAVLRNLCQKVGITIAARKYDLHSTTPFQPSDILNLQPVVKHSVPTCTDARKLMEAGKIRMAEGTLNEACALFSEAFSLLQQINGPMHKDAANCCRYLAMVLYHAGDTAGAIVQQHRELIINERCLGLDHPDTAHSYGNMALFYHGLNQTELALRHMSRTLLLLSLASGPDHPDVAATLINVAMMYQDASNMSTALRYLQEALKKNERLLGPGHIQTAVCYHALAIAFSCMGAYKLSVQHETKTHDILVKQLGSDDSRTKDSENWLNTFKGREQQVIAQKQKGQGTVPSANAVEFLKAHPGLFQAMKAAAIQSGGDGPANVNRVRGGDERAAKAAAEARKTAVARGVNLRNGPAASVSDINQILNLINSAASASAASSGNAQATESEVPQSNGPALNGAKEAKDTSRPSAKADGQAPVGLGASLELKKQKSKQKA, encoded by the exons GAATATGGCGGGCAAGTCCAAGGGTGCGAGGAACAAGGCCAAGGCGCAGGCCGCCAGCCAGGAGGCCGTCTCGGTGGAGCCGGTCGCTGATGTGGTGGAGGAGGCCAAGCCCCAGAACGGGGAAGTGACTGAGGCCCCTGCTGCCGAGGTCGCCCCTGCTGCTGAGGTCGCTGCCGCGGacgtggagaaggaggagggggatgcGGCCGAGGCCGCACAGGCTGCAGAGAAGCCAGCTGAAG CAGGAGAGCTTCATCTATACCCTGTTTCTGTTAAGACGCAATCAGGTGAAAAGCTGGAGCTGCAG CTAAGCCCTGGAGATTCTGTCATTGATGTCAAACAATTCCTCTTGGACGCTCCTGAAACTTGCTTCTACACATGCTATGATTTGATATTGCATACGAAAGATGGTTCAACACACCAGTTAGAGGACTACAATGAAATTTCTGAGATTGCAGATATAACTGCTGGTGGCTGTTCGTTGGAGATGGTTGCTG CAACATATGATGAGAGGTCTATTAGGTCGCATCTCCGCCGTGTCCGGGAATTGCTCTCTCTTTCTAGTCTTCATGTCTCACTATCGACATCCCTAGCTCTGCAGCAGGAGTCTGCACAGGCGAAAAATGCAG GAAAAACTGCTCACCAGGAGCTTGATGGTTTGAATTTCATGGAGGATACTACTGTAGCTCTTACTAATTTGCTGGCATCTGCACCAGCAGAAATCAAATGTGTGGACAGCATAGTTTTTTCATCATTCAATCCTCCACCAAGTTATAGGAG GTTACATGGGGATCTCATCTATATTGATGTTGTGACAttagaaggaagcaaacactgcaTCACGGGGAGCTCCAAATCTTTTTATGTGAACGCTAGCAATGGAAGTGTTTTGGATTCAAGACCTTTGAAACAATCTCACGAAGCCAGCACTTTAGTTGGCCTGCTACAAAAAATTAGCGCCAAGTTTAAGAAAG GCTTTCGCGAAATATTGGACCGCAAAGCATCGGCCCATCCTTTTGAGAATGTTCAGGCCTTGCTTCCAGTGACTTCTTGGTTGGGAGCTCACCCCGTGCCAG AACATAGAAGAGATGCAGCCAGGGCTGAGGATTCTGTTGTGCTGTCATATGGTACCGAGTTGATTGGGATGCAGAGAGACTGGAATGAGGAACTGCAGTCATGCCGAGAGTTTCCTCATGCCAATCCTCAAGAAAG AATATTGCGAGGCAGAGCACTCTATAAAGTGACATGTGATTTTGTTGATGCTGCTGTAAAAGGAGCAGTCGGTGTCATCAATAGATGTATACCTCCAATCAATCCAACTGATCCAGAATGTTTCCATAT GTATGTCCACAACAACATTTTCTTCAGTTTTGCGGTTGACTCTGACTATGAGCAAATCTCAAAGGACCAAAAGCCAGATTGCCAAAATGGTTCTAGCAGGAGTACGCCAGTCCCCTCCCCAGGTTTGGGTGCCAAGGCAGATTCTGGAGTAGCACCAGATTCAAAAACTGAAGAGGCAAACAGTGTTTTGGAAGGACCTACAGAGGCACAAATAGCAGACAGTGAGCAGGCGACCTATGCTTCTGCTAATAATGACTTGAAAGGAACGAAATCTTACCAAGAAGCTGATATTTCGGGGCTTTATAATCTTGCCATGGCAATAATTGATTACAGAGGTCACAGGGTTGTAGCTCAG AGTATCATACCTGGTATTCTTCAAGGAGACAAGTCTGACTCCCTTCTGTATGGTTCTGTTGATAATGGCAAGAAGATATCTTGGAACGAGTCATTCCATGCAAAG GTAGTTGAGGCTGCAAAGCGTCTCCATGTGAAGGAGCATGTGGTTTTGGATGGTTCTGGCAATCCTGTAAAATTAGCTGCTACAGTTGAATGCAAGGGAATCGTTGGTAGTGATGACAG GCATTATATTTTGGATCTGATGAGAGTGACTCCTCGAGATTCTAACTACATTGGACTGCAGCACCGTTTCTGTGTGTTGAGACCTGAGCTTGTAGCCTCATTTGTCGAG GCTGAATCCATAAAGAAATCCCCTACGCAGAAAGTTCCGGATGTTCCCACAGAATTGAATGGGCAAGAATCTGATGACATTGCCAGTGGTTCTGATGCTACG GCTGCTTCTGTGGAGGAACATGACAAGTCTGATGAAACCCCTGTTTCTACACCTGCTGAAAGTAATGACTCGACTGCTGAAATTCTTTTCAATCCAAATGTATTTACGGAGTACAAGCTTGCTGGCAGTCCTGAG GAGATTGAAGCAGATGAAGCTTTGGTTAAAAAGGTTGGTTCGTATCTGTTAGATACGGTGATCCCAAAGTTTGTTCAGGATCTTTGCTCTCTTGATGTCTCCCCTATGGACGGTCAAACTTTAACTGATGTGCTGCATAGCAATGGGATAAATGTTAGGTATCTAGGCAAA GTTGCAGGCTTGATCAAGCATTTGCCACATCTGTGGGACTTATTTTCGGCTGAGATAATTGTTAGGTCTGCGAAGCATGTTGTCAAG GACATACTGAGGCAAAGCCCGGACCATAATATTGCACCTGCTGTTGCTCATTTCTTGAATTGTTTCTTTGGCAAAGTTTTGGCTGCTTCAACAAAAGGTAGTACTGGCAGCCCGCAGTCGAAAACCCAGAAG AAATCAAGTCAATCAGCTTCTTCAAAAAAGGGTCAATCTGCATTTTCCCAGCTAACATCTGACGGAGTTTGGTCTGACATTAAGGAGTTCGCGAAACATAAATACCAG TTTGAAGCGCCGGATGATGTGAGGGTTGGGGCTAAAAGAGTTGCAGTTCTCCGCAATCTTTGCCAAAAG GTGGGAATAACAATTGCTGCTCGCAAATACGATCTGCATTCTACTACTCCATTCCAACCTTCAGATATCTTGAATCTCCAACCAGTCGTTAAGCACTCAGTTCCTACCTGTACTGATGCAAGGAAGCTTATGGAAGCTGGGAAAATCCGGATGGCTGAG GGAACTCTAAATGAGGCGTGTGCACTATTTTCTGAAGCTTTTTCTCTACTTCAACAG ATCAATGGTCCCATGCACAAGGATGCTGCGAACTGTTGCcg GTACCTTGCTATGGTTTTGTACCATGCCGGCGACACAGCAGGAGCAATTGTGCAGCAACATAGAGAGCTTATCATAAATGAGCGATGCCTTGGTCTAGACCATCCTGATACAGCCCACAG CTACGGTAACATGGCTTTGTTCTATCATGGGCTCAATCAAACCGAACTTGCGCTGCGACACATGTCCCGTACACTGCTGTTGCTGAGTTTAGCATCTGGTCCTGATCATCCGGATGTTGCAGCAACTCTTATAAATGTGGCGATGATGTACCAGGATGCGAGCAATATGAGTACTGCTCTTAGGTATCTTCAAGAAGCACTTAAGAAGAACGAGCGCCTTTTAGGTCCAGGTCATATTCAAACAGCAGTTTGCTATCATGCTCTCGCCATTGCATTCAGCTGTATGGGTGCATACAAGCTTTCAGTTCAG CATGAAACCAAGACACATGATATACTGGTCAAACAGTTAGGTAGTGATGATTCACGAACAAAAGATTCAGAAAATTGGTTGAATACATTTAAGGGGCGAGAACAGCAG GTTATTGCGCAGAAGCAAAAAGGCCAGGGAACTGTCCCCTCTGCTAACGCTGTTGAATTCTTGAAG GCTCATCCTGGATTGTTCCAAGCAATGAAGGCAGCTGCGATCCAATCTGGTGGCGATGGACCAGCAAATGTCAACAGAGTAAGAGGAGGTGACGAGCGCGCTGCCAAGGCGGCCGCAGAAGCCCGAAAAACGGCTGTTGCCAGGGGTGTTAATCTCCGCAACGGGCCTGCTGCGAGCGTTTCTGACATCAATCAAATTCTCAACCTCATCAACTCTGCTGCTTCCGCGTCTGCTGCTTCTTCTGGCAATGCTCAGGCAACTGAATCTGAAGTGCCGCAGTCCAACGGTCCTGCCCTGAATGGCGCAAAGGAGGCCAAGGATACAAGCCGTCCGTCGGCCAAGGCTGACGGTCAAGCCCCAGTAGGATTAGGTGCGTCATTGGAGCTGAAGAAGCAGAAGTCCAAGCAGAAGGCATAG
- the LOC123128193 gene encoding clustered mitochondria protein isoform X1 (The sequence of the model RefSeq protein was modified relative to this genomic sequence to represent the inferred CDS: added 290 bases not found in genome assembly): MTGRKNEKLKEPSHPEARGQQQSASDRGGSGGAARPYKKERPANASASLSPFYPNSPSPPQANRPRLALRLAPPLLSPPLPSAVPSLPRRRGRQAGRNMAGKSKGARNKAKAQAASQEAVSVEPVADVVEEAKPQNGEVTEAPAAEVAPAAEVAAADVEKEEGDAAEAAQAAEKPAEAGELHLYPVSVKTQSGEKLELQLSPGDSVIDVKQFLLDAPETCFYTCYDLILHTKDGSTHQLEDYNEISEIADITAGGCSLEMVAATYDERSIRSHLRRVRELLSLSSLHVSLSTSLALQQESAQAKNADAGKTAHQELDGLNFMEDTTVALTNLLASAPAEIKCVDSIVFSSFNPPPSYRRLHGDLIYIDVVTLEGSKHCITGSSKSFYVNASNGSVLDSRPLKQSHEASTLVGLLQKISAKFKKGFREILDRKASAHPFENVQALLPVTSWLGAHPVPEHRRDAARAEDSVVLSYGTELIGMQRDWNEELQSCREFPHANPQERILRGRALYKVTCDFVDAAVKGAVGVINRCIPPINPTDPECFHMYVHNNIFFSFAVDSDYEQISKDQKPDCQNGSSRSTPVPSPGLGAKADSGVAPDSKTEEANSVLEGPTEAQIADSEQATYASANNDLKGTKSYQEADISGLYNLAMAIIDYRGHRVVAQSIIPGILQGDKSDSLLYGSVDNGKKISWNESFHAKVVEAAKRLHVKEHVVLDGSGNPVKLAATVECKGIVGSDDRHYILDLMRVTPRDSNYIGLQHRFCVLRPELVASFVEAESIKKSPTQKVPDVPTELNGQESDDIASGSDATAASVEEHDKSDETPVSTPAESNDSTAEILFNPNVFTEYKLAGSPEEIEADEALVKKVGSYLLDTVIPKFVQDLCSLDVSPMDGQTLTDVLHSNGINVRYLGKVAGLIKHLPHLWDLFSAEIIVRSAKHVVKDILRQSPDHNIAPAVAHFLNCFFGKVLAASTKGSTGSPQSKTQKKSSQSASSKKGQSAFSQLTSDGVWSDIKEFAKHKYQFEAPDDVRVGAKRVAVLRNLCQKVGITIAARKYDLHSTTPFQPSDILNLQPVVKHSVPTCTDARKLMEAGKIRMAEGTLNEACALFSEAFSLLQQINGPMHKDAANCCRYLAMVLYHAGDTAGAIVQQHRELIINERCLGLDHPDTAHSYGNMALFYHGLNQTELALRHMSRTLLLLSLASGPDHPDVAATLINVAMMYQDASNMSTALRYLQEALKKNERLLGPGHIQTAVCYHALAIAFSCMGAYKLSVQHETKTHDILVKQLGSDDSRTKDSENWLNTFKGREQQVIAQKQKGQGTVPSANAVEFLKAHPGLFQAMKAAAIQSGGDGPANVNRVRGGDERAAKAAAEARKTAVARGVNLRNGPAASVSDINQILNLINSAASASAASSGNAQATESEVPQSNGPALNGAKEAKDTSRPSAKADGQAPVGLGASLELKKQKSKQKA; the protein is encoded by the exons GAATATGGCGGGCAAGTCCAAGGGTGCGAGGAACAAGGCCAAGGCGCAGGCCGCCAGCCAGGAGGCCGTCTCGGTGGAGCCGGTCGCTGATGTGGTGGAGGAGGCCAAGCCCCAGAACGGGGAAGTGACTGAGGCCCCTGCTGCCGAGGTCGCCCCTGCTGCTGAGGTCGCTGCCGCGGacgtggagaaggaggagggggatgcGGCCGAGGCCGCACAGGCTGCAGAGAAGCCAGCTGAAG CAGGAGAGCTTCATCTATACCCTGTTTCTGTTAAGACGCAATCAGGTGAAAAGCTGGAGCTGCAG CTAAGCCCTGGAGATTCTGTCATTGATGTCAAACAATTCCTCTTGGACGCTCCTGAAACTTGCTTCTACACATGCTATGATTTGATATTGCATACGAAAGATGGTTCAACACACCAGTTAGAGGACTACAATGAAATTTCTGAGATTGCAGATATAACTGCTGGTGGCTGTTCGTTGGAGATGGTTGCTG CAACATATGATGAGAGGTCTATTAGGTCGCATCTCCGCCGTGTCCGGGAATTGCTCTCTCTTTCTAGTCTTCATGTCTCACTATCGACATCCCTAGCTCTGCAGCAGGAGTCTGCACAGGCGAAAAATGCAG ATGCAGGAAAAACTGCTCACCAGGAGCTTGATGGTTTGAATTTCATGGAGGATACTACTGTAGCTCTTACTAATTTGCTGGCATCTGCACCAGCAGAAATCAAATGTGTGGACAGCATAGTTTTTTCATCATTCAATCCTCCACCAAGTTATAGGAG GTTACATGGGGATCTCATCTATATTGATGTTGTGACAttagaaggaagcaaacactgcaTCACGGGGAGCTCCAAATCTTTTTATGTGAACGCTAGCAATGGAAGTGTTTTGGATTCAAGACCTTTGAAACAATCTCACGAAGCCAGCACTTTAGTTGGCCTGCTACAAAAAATTAGCGCCAAGTTTAAGAAAG GCTTTCGCGAAATATTGGACCGCAAAGCATCGGCCCATCCTTTTGAGAATGTTCAGGCCTTGCTTCCAGTGACTTCTTGGTTGGGAGCTCACCCCGTGCCAG AACATAGAAGAGATGCAGCCAGGGCTGAGGATTCTGTTGTGCTGTCATATGGTACCGAGTTGATTGGGATGCAGAGAGACTGGAATGAGGAACTGCAGTCATGCCGAGAGTTTCCTCATGCCAATCCTCAAGAAAG AATATTGCGAGGCAGAGCACTCTATAAAGTGACATGTGATTTTGTTGATGCTGCTGTAAAAGGAGCAGTCGGTGTCATCAATAGATGTATACCTCCAATCAATCCAACTGATCCAGAATGTTTCCATAT GTATGTCCACAACAACATTTTCTTCAGTTTTGCGGTTGACTCTGACTATGAGCAAATCTCAAAGGACCAAAAGCCAGATTGCCAAAATGGTTCTAGCAGGAGTACGCCAGTCCCCTCCCCAGGTTTGGGTGCCAAGGCAGATTCTGGAGTAGCACCAGATTCAAAAACTGAAGAGGCAAACAGTGTTTTGGAAGGACCTACAGAGGCACAAATAGCAGACAGTGAGCAGGCGACCTATGCTTCTGCTAATAATGACTTGAAAGGAACGAAATCTTACCAAGAAGCTGATATTTCGGGGCTTTATAATCTTGCCATGGCAATAATTGATTACAGAGGTCACAGGGTTGTAGCTCAG AGTATCATACCTGGTATTCTTCAAGGAGACAAGTCTGACTCCCTTCTGTATGGTTCTGTTGATAATGGCAAGAAGATATCTTGGAACGAGTCATTCCATGCAAAG GTAGTTGAGGCTGCAAAGCGTCTCCATGTGAAGGAGCATGTGGTTTTGGATGGTTCTGGCAATCCTGTAAAATTAGCTGCTACAGTTGAATGCAAGGGAATCGTTGGTAGTGATGACAG GCATTATATTTTGGATCTGATGAGAGTGACTCCTCGAGATTCTAACTACATTGGACTGCAGCACCGTTTCTGTGTGTTGAGACCTGAGCTTGTAGCCTCATTTGTCGAG GCTGAATCCATAAAGAAATCCCCTACGCAGAAAGTTCCGGATGTTCCCACAGAATTGAATGGGCAAGAATCTGATGACATTGCCAGTGGTTCTGATGCTACG GCTGCTTCTGTGGAGGAACATGACAAGTCTGATGAAACCCCTGTTTCTACACCTGCTGAAAGTAATGACTCGACTGCTGAAATTCTTTTCAATCCAAATGTATTTACGGAGTACAAGCTTGCTGGCAGTCCTGAG GAGATTGAAGCAGATGAAGCTTTGGTTAAAAAGGTTGGTTCGTATCTGTTAGATACGGTGATCCCAAAGTTTGTTCAGGATCTTTGCTCTCTTGATGTCTCCCCTATGGACGGTCAAACTTTAACTGATGTGCTGCATAGCAATGGGATAAATGTTAGGTATCTAGGCAAA GTTGCAGGCTTGATCAAGCATTTGCCACATCTGTGGGACTTATTTTCGGCTGAGATAATTGTTAGGTCTGCGAAGCATGTTGTCAAG GACATACTGAGGCAAAGCCCGGACCATAATATTGCACCTGCTGTTGCTCATTTCTTGAATTGTTTCTTTGGCAAAGTTTTGGCTGCTTCAACAAAAGGTAGTACTGGCAGCCCGCAGTCGAAAACCCAGAAG AAATCAAGTCAATCAGCTTCTTCAAAAAAGGGTCAATCTGCATTTTCCCAGCTAACATCTGACGGAGTTTGGTCTGACATTAAGGAGTTCGCGAAACATAAATACCAG TTTGAAGCGCCGGATGATGTGAGGGTTGGGGCTAAAAGAGTTGCAGTTCTCCGCAATCTTTGCCAAAAG GTGGGAATAACAATTGCTGCTCGCAAATACGATCTGCATTCTACTACTCCATTCCAACCTTCAGATATCTTGAATCTCCAACCAGTCGTTAAGCACTCAGTTCCTACCTGTACTGATGCAAGGAAGCTTATGGAAGCTGGGAAAATCCGGATGGCTGAG GGAACTCTAAATGAGGCGTGTGCACTATTTTCTGAAGCTTTTTCTCTACTTCAACAG ATCAATGGTCCCATGCACAAGGATGCTGCGAACTGTTGCcg GTACCTTGCTATGGTTTTGTACCATGCCGGCGACACAGCAGGAGCAATTGTGCAGCAACATAGAGAGCTTATCATAAATGAGCGATGCCTTGGTCTAGACCATCCTGATACAGCCCACAG CTACGGTAACATGGCTTTGTTCTATCATGGGCTCAATCAAACCGAACTTGCGCTGCGACACATGTCCCGTACACTGCTGTTGCTGAGTTTAGCATCTGGTCCTGATCATCCGGATGTTGCAGCAACTCTTATAAATGTGGCGATGATGTACCAGGATGCGAGCAATATGAGTACTGCTCTTAGGTATCTTCAAGAAGCACTTAAGAAGAACGAGCGCCTTTTAGGTCCAGGTCATATTCAAACAGCAGTTTGCTATCATGCTCTCGCCATTGCATTCAGCTGTATGGGTGCATACAAGCTTTCAGTTCAG CATGAAACCAAGACACATGATATACTGGTCAAACAGTTAGGTAGTGATGATTCACGAACAAAAGATTCAGAAAATTGGTTGAATACATTTAAGGGGCGAGAACAGCAG GTTATTGCGCAGAAGCAAAAAGGCCAGGGAACTGTCCCCTCTGCTAACGCTGTTGAATTCTTGAAG GCTCATCCTGGATTGTTCCAAGCAATGAAGGCAGCTGCGATCCAATCTGGTGGCGATGGACCAGCAAATGTCAACAGAGTAAGAGGAGGTGACGAGCGCGCTGCCAAGGCGGCCGCAGAAGCCCGAAAAACGGCTGTTGCCAGGGGTGTTAATCTCCGCAACGGGCCTGCTGCGAGCGTTTCTGACATCAATCAAATTCTCAACCTCATCAACTCTGCTGCTTCCGCGTCTGCTGCTTCTTCTGGCAATGCTCAGGCAACTGAATCTGAAGTGCCGCAGTCCAACGGTCCTGCCCTGAATGGCGCAAAGGAGGCCAAGGATACAAGCCGTCCGTCGGCCAAGGCTGACGGTCAAGCCCCAGTAGGATTAGGTGCGTCATTGGAGCTGAAGAAGCAGAAGTCCAAGCAGAAGGCATAG